Proteins from a single region of Sporosarcina sp. P33:
- a CDS encoding GAF domain-containing protein — protein sequence MFTAMEYSSNPTKKYEQLAAQLDALLTGEPNIYANLSNASAVLNQFFERINWVGFYLMDGDELVLGPFQGLPACIRIPLGRGVCGTVAETKEGLVVADVNAFPGHIACDAASQSEIVVPLIKDGKVFGVLDIDSPELGRFTEDDLAGLTQVAEVLMKHV from the coding sequence ATGTTTACAGCTATGGAGTATTCCAGTAATCCGACAAAAAAATATGAACAGCTTGCCGCCCAGCTGGATGCGTTATTAACCGGTGAACCGAACATCTACGCGAATTTAAGCAATGCTTCAGCGGTACTGAATCAATTTTTTGAACGCATCAACTGGGTAGGCTTTTATTTGATGGATGGCGATGAATTAGTGCTCGGCCCATTCCAGGGCTTGCCTGCCTGTATCCGTATTCCACTCGGCAGAGGAGTCTGTGGAACGGTTGCAGAGACAAAAGAAGGGCTTGTCGTAGCGGATGTCAATGCTTTCCCGGGCCATATCGCATGTGATGCGGCTTCCCAATCAGAAATTGTCGTTCCGTTGATCAAAGACGGCAAAGTATTTGGTGTGCTCGATATCGACAGTCCCGAACTGGGTCGTTTTACAGAAGATGATCTGGCGGGATTGACGCAAGTGGCGGAAGTACTTATGAAACATGTCTGA
- a CDS encoding PepSY domain-containing protein: MSHSFEDQNNEWVHNWRHPQYRRISMEQANEIALQRVPGEVVKSELEFDDGMLIYEVEIRTAEGHKYEVKVDAVTGNVVRVKRD; encoded by the coding sequence TTGAGTCACTCATTTGAAGATCAAAATAATGAGTGGGTGCATAATTGGCGGCATCCGCAATATCGCCGAATATCAATGGAGCAGGCGAATGAAATTGCACTGCAAAGAGTACCGGGCGAAGTAGTAAAGTCTGAGCTGGAGTTTGACGATGGGATGCTGATCTATGAAGTGGAAATACGTACAGCTGAAGGGCATAAGTATGAAGTGAAAGTTGACGCGGTAACGGGTAATGTGGTCAGGGTGAAGCGGGACTGA
- a CDS encoding MFS transporter → MSGRHNYSYYATSKEAQKRLYKRSLLVVIISQIFSGAGLAAGITVGALLIQDMTGDASLAGMPIALSTFGSAFSAYLVGRLSQRYGRRLGLGAGFITGGAGAFGVILAVMTGSLAILFVFLFIYGAGTSSNLQARYAGTDLADEKQRATAVSVSLVSTTVGAVAGPNLVLPMGHVADFLGIPSLTGVFLLAGAAYVLAGLTFLLFLRPDPLLVAREIELLEQTNRKESNEKLQVHQHSANRLGIWVGAIVLVLSHGVMVAIMTMTPIHMQQHGAALSGIGLVIGLHIAGMYLPSIFTGVLVDRIGRPAMVAASGVTLAMSGILAAYAAGGSVFWMSAALVLLGVGWNFGLISGTAIVIDSTDVLTRAKIQGSIDVFVALAGTAGGLASGLVVALSGFAMLSFLGTYISLLLIPLIIWMRYKRKNTSAQAV, encoded by the coding sequence ATGTCGGGACGGCATAATTATTCATACTATGCAACATCTAAAGAGGCACAAAAACGGCTGTATAAGCGGTCTTTACTTGTCGTAATCATCTCACAAATTTTCAGCGGCGCCGGACTTGCAGCGGGAATTACAGTCGGGGCGCTGTTAATTCAAGATATGACCGGCGATGCAAGCTTAGCCGGTATGCCAATTGCGTTATCTACATTCGGTTCAGCGTTCTCGGCCTATCTGGTAGGCAGGTTATCGCAGCGCTACGGACGCAGGCTTGGCCTGGGCGCGGGTTTTATAACGGGAGGCGCAGGGGCGTTTGGTGTCATTCTGGCAGTGATGACAGGAAGTTTGGCCATACTATTTGTTTTCCTGTTTATTTATGGGGCAGGGACATCATCCAACTTACAGGCCCGTTATGCCGGTACAGATCTGGCTGACGAAAAGCAGCGGGCTACAGCGGTCAGTGTCTCTCTCGTTTCAACTACAGTCGGTGCGGTGGCTGGGCCAAATCTCGTTTTGCCGATGGGGCATGTGGCGGACTTTCTTGGCATTCCTTCGCTGACCGGCGTGTTTTTACTTGCAGGCGCTGCTTATGTATTGGCAGGTTTGACTTTCTTATTATTTTTACGTCCGGATCCATTACTTGTTGCACGTGAAATTGAATTGCTTGAACAAACGAATCGGAAAGAGTCCAATGAAAAGCTCCAGGTTCATCAGCATTCAGCAAACAGGCTGGGGATTTGGGTCGGTGCTATCGTTTTAGTGCTGTCACACGGTGTTATGGTCGCTATTATGACGATGACGCCTATTCATATGCAGCAGCACGGTGCGGCACTGTCGGGTATTGGGCTGGTGATAGGTCTGCACATTGCAGGCATGTATTTACCGTCTATTTTCACCGGGGTTTTAGTGGATCGCATCGGACGTCCCGCCATGGTGGCCGCTTCCGGCGTGACGCTCGCTATGTCCGGTATTCTCGCGGCGTACGCAGCAGGGGGTTCTGTTTTTTGGATGTCTGCAGCACTCGTATTGCTGGGGGTCGGCTGGAACTTTGGGTTAATCAGCGGTACAGCAATTGTTATCGATTCGACAGATGTGCTGACACGTGCGAAGATTCAGGGGAGTATTGACGTATTTGTCGCATTGGCAGGCACAGCCGGAGGATTGGCTTCAGGGCTTGTCGTGGCTCTATCTGGTTTTGCGATGCTGAGCTTCCTCGGTACATATATTTCCTTACTGCTTATTCCACTCATTATTTGGATGCGTTATAAACGAAAGAACACTTCTGCACAGGCAGTCTGA
- a CDS encoding YugN family protein translates to MIELKTNLPGKKSLFGDACKILGEHDIQMGGNWDFDRGNFDSILSKDDHETIYLRIPFHVIDGMLDEDNAMIEFDVPFVIKHVMNIGLDDEDSPVLAAAGLDQFQSPQDKDAPIVYDEKWVIDGEERIAKFSDNPIFIAPLV, encoded by the coding sequence ATGATTGAACTAAAAACCAACCTGCCGGGAAAGAAGTCATTGTTCGGTGACGCCTGCAAGATCCTGGGAGAGCATGACATCCAAATGGGAGGAAACTGGGATTTCGACAGGGGAAACTTTGATTCCATCCTAAGTAAAGATGATCACGAAACAATTTACTTGCGTATACCTTTCCACGTCATAGACGGTATGCTTGATGAAGACAATGCCATGATAGAGTTTGATGTGCCTTTCGTTATCAAACACGTCATGAACATCGGATTGGACGATGAGGACAGTCCCGTTCTTGCAGCTGCAGGACTCGACCAGTTCCAGTCTCCGCAAGATAAAGACGCGCCAATCGTATACGATGAGAAGTGGGTGATTGACGGTGAAGAACGGATTGCGAAATTCTCCGACAATCCTATTTTTATTGCACCGTTAGTGTAA
- the mnmH gene encoding tRNA 2-selenouridine(34) synthase MnmH → MVRDITLKDALELQKNHSHTLVDVRSPKEFEEATIPGSINIPVFTNEERAEVGTLYKQAGKEAAMDRGLVIFSRKLPAFIEEFRKIETPLTVFCWRGGMRSKTAMTVLELMGIRSSRISGGIHTYRQWVIERLQEPIKPQLLVLNGYTGSGKTKVLHKLREDGCPVIDLEGMAGHRGSIFGQIGVKPNNQKKFELLLADKLVQYANEPYVFIEGESKRIGQVHMPQLLFAKKEQSPQWIIRLPIEERVEEILSEYEPEKRPEQFLEAFSRIRKRIHQPVAVQIQDDLENGRFAEAVEQLLTHYYDPQYKHSVARFAQEDIIQAATVQEAYEQCLQRYRELMK, encoded by the coding sequence ATGGTACGGGATATAACATTGAAAGACGCACTGGAATTACAGAAAAACCATTCACATACACTGGTTGATGTCCGCTCTCCTAAAGAGTTTGAAGAAGCCACTATTCCGGGCAGCATCAATATTCCGGTCTTTACAAATGAAGAGCGTGCGGAAGTAGGCACGCTCTATAAGCAAGCAGGCAAAGAAGCCGCAATGGATCGAGGTCTGGTCATCTTCTCCCGGAAACTGCCTGCATTCATTGAGGAATTCAGGAAAATCGAAACGCCGCTCACAGTATTTTGCTGGCGCGGCGGTATGCGGAGCAAGACGGCTATGACGGTACTGGAACTGATGGGAATTCGTTCGAGCCGAATCAGCGGGGGAATCCATACATATCGTCAATGGGTGATCGAGCGGCTGCAAGAACCCATCAAGCCTCAATTATTGGTTTTGAATGGCTACACAGGCAGTGGAAAGACAAAAGTTCTGCACAAACTGAGGGAGGACGGGTGTCCGGTCATTGACTTGGAAGGAATGGCGGGGCATCGCGGTTCGATTTTCGGACAGATTGGCGTCAAGCCGAATAATCAGAAGAAGTTTGAATTACTGCTGGCAGACAAATTAGTCCAATACGCGAATGAACCTTATGTATTTATTGAAGGTGAAAGCAAACGCATCGGTCAAGTGCACATGCCCCAGCTGCTGTTTGCGAAAAAAGAACAGAGTCCGCAATGGATTATCCGATTGCCTATCGAAGAGCGCGTAGAAGAAATTCTTTCCGAGTATGAACCGGAAAAACGTCCGGAACAGTTTTTGGAGGCATTTTCCCGAATCCGTAAACGAATCCATCAGCCTGTCGCGGTGCAAATACAGGATGATCTGGAAAACGGCCGTTTTGCTGAAGCAGTAGAGCAACTGCTGACACACTATTATGACCCGCAGTATAAACACTCTGTTGCACGTTTTGCGCAAGAAGACATCATTCAGGCGGCAACCGTACAGGAAGCATATGAGCAATGTCTCCAGCGGTATCGTGAGTTAATGAAATAA
- the selD gene encoding selenide, water dikinase SelD: MRNTSVKLTSLSSKGGCGCKIGPADLAEVLHTLPPGLADPNLLVGLDTSDDAGVYKINDTTAIVQTLDFFTPIVNDPYDFGQVAAANAISDVYAMGGKPITALNIVAFPIHTLDRSILTEILRGAGDKLKEAGAVLVGGHSIDDQEPKFGMQVTGTVHPDKIRTNAGAKPGDRLILTKPIGVGIMTTSLKNGLLTEEEEIHVTKVMTTLNKTAAEVMDEYTIHASTDVTGFGLLGHASEMAKGSNVCLRIDNDKVPVLPRTRELAEAGSVPGGTKNNFAHIEDVVEYPESLDQAGRWILCDAVTSGGLLVAVAGEEADRLHAQLREAGVDAHIIGEVTAEHNGRIIVQ, from the coding sequence ATGCGAAATACTTCTGTAAAACTCACATCTTTATCTTCAAAAGGAGGCTGCGGCTGTAAAATTGGACCGGCAGATCTCGCTGAAGTCTTACATACACTGCCGCCTGGTCTCGCGGATCCAAACTTACTTGTCGGATTGGATACGAGCGATGATGCGGGAGTTTATAAAATAAATGATACGACCGCCATTGTGCAAACGCTCGACTTTTTCACTCCTATTGTTAATGATCCCTATGATTTTGGACAGGTGGCGGCGGCAAATGCAATCAGCGATGTGTATGCAATGGGCGGGAAACCGATTACTGCACTGAACATCGTGGCATTTCCCATTCATACCCTTGACCGCAGCATCTTGACAGAAATTCTGCGCGGTGCAGGTGATAAATTAAAGGAAGCGGGCGCTGTTCTTGTCGGCGGTCATTCAATTGATGATCAGGAACCGAAATTCGGCATGCAAGTGACAGGAACCGTTCATCCCGATAAAATTCGTACGAATGCAGGGGCAAAACCAGGCGACCGGTTAATTTTGACAAAACCGATCGGCGTAGGCATCATGACGACTTCATTGAAAAATGGCTTATTAACGGAAGAGGAAGAAATTCACGTGACAAAAGTGATGACGACGCTTAATAAAACAGCAGCTGAAGTGATGGATGAGTATACAATTCATGCATCAACCGACGTAACGGGCTTCGGTTTGCTCGGCCATGCGTCTGAAATGGCGAAAGGGAGCAATGTCTGCCTGCGGATCGACAATGATAAAGTGCCTGTCTTACCACGCACAAGAGAGCTGGCAGAAGCAGGTTCTGTGCCAGGCGGAACAAAAAATAACTTTGCGCACATAGAAGATGTAGTGGAGTATCCCGAATCATTGGATCAAGCGGGAAGATGGATTTTATGTGATGCAGTAACATCAGGCGGATTGCTTGTCGCTGTTGCAGGAGAGGAAGCGGACCGTCTGCATGCACAATTGCGTGAAGCAGGAGTCGATGCCCATATAATTGGAGAAGTGACCGCTGAGCATAACGGCCGAATCATTGTGCAGTAA
- a CDS encoding mandelate racemase/muconate lactonizing enzyme family protein: MKITEIEVFAIRLPLIEPFVISYASYDDMPSIIVKITTDTGHIGYGEAVADDHVTGESWEGTFAVIRHTLAPVLLGQNPSRFGKIHELMDQAIYGVPAAKAALDIACFDAVGKAYGIPAYNLLGGRYHEKFPITHVLSIASPEHMAQEAADRVAAGYDSLKMKVGTNAAEDVKRIQAVRERVGKDVKIRVDVNQGWVNSAVTLQAMKQLESCELDWLEQPVKADDIDAMVEIKSKTSTPLMADEGLRGVREMREIIAKRAADKVNIKLMKCGGMYPAMKLAHMAEMAGIECQVGSMVESSVGSAAGFHVAFSQKVMTSVELTGPLKFSKDIGNLHYDVPFIELNEKPGLGVDVDEQVLEELTVRKEKVTR, encoded by the coding sequence ATGAAAATCACTGAAATAGAAGTATTTGCGATTCGATTGCCATTAATTGAGCCGTTTGTCATCAGCTATGCATCTTATGATGACATGCCTTCCATCATTGTCAAAATAACGACGGATACGGGGCATATCGGTTACGGAGAAGCTGTAGCGGATGATCATGTTACAGGCGAAAGCTGGGAAGGCACATTCGCTGTCATCCGTCATACGCTCGCGCCCGTTTTACTTGGTCAAAATCCAAGCCGTTTCGGTAAAATTCACGAATTGATGGATCAGGCAATTTACGGTGTGCCCGCAGCGAAAGCAGCACTTGATATTGCTTGTTTTGACGCGGTGGGCAAAGCGTACGGTATTCCAGCCTATAACCTGCTCGGCGGCCGTTATCACGAGAAGTTTCCTATTACACATGTGCTGAGCATCGCTTCTCCTGAACATATGGCACAGGAAGCGGCAGACCGTGTCGCGGCAGGCTACGACTCATTGAAGATGAAGGTGGGCACGAATGCCGCAGAAGACGTCAAGAGAATTCAGGCAGTGCGTGAGCGGGTAGGAAAAGACGTCAAGATTCGCGTTGATGTCAATCAAGGATGGGTCAACAGCGCCGTCACATTGCAGGCTATGAAGCAACTGGAAAGCTGTGAGCTGGACTGGCTTGAGCAGCCTGTCAAAGCAGACGATATCGATGCGATGGTGGAAATCAAATCGAAAACTTCCACTCCGCTGATGGCGGATGAAGGATTGCGCGGCGTGCGTGAAATGCGTGAAATCATCGCAAAACGTGCAGCAGATAAAGTGAATATCAAACTTATGAAATGCGGCGGCATGTATCCTGCCATGAAGCTTGCCCATATGGCGGAAATGGCAGGTATCGAGTGCCAGGTCGGATCGATGGTTGAGTCATCTGTCGGGTCTGCGGCAGGTTTTCATGTGGCATTCTCGCAAAAAGTGATGACGAGCGTGGAACTGACAGGACCGTTGAAATTCAGTAAGGATATCGGGAATTTGCACTATGACGTGCCGTTCATTGAACTTAATGAAAAGCCGGGGCTCGGTGTGGATGTGGATGAACAAGTACTGGAAGAATTAACCGTGCGTAAAGAAAAGGTGACACGATGA
- a CDS encoding HTH domain-containing protein, which translates to MKVTIALVGPQEFCRQAKTILLPEDLHIEYYQYDKPSEAPCLLEKLKPCHAILFSGSLPYEASEQILQTISIPSLYLQQNEHTIAVTLLYLASEKNVGIHDISMDIKNITHAEHLLQDLGGLAPAKKPAIYELRSNSDLQEVVNFHLEHFRSGKSKMAVTSVHAVYDQLQAAGIPSLRMIDPVSNILRAMELAAHQADLARSQSTKIAVGLLQINDSGQLPPEAIERMANYLQAQWKAERNCFFFYTTLGTVEFVLSLQAFQQFSESLYPASSLSFGLGQTIVEASDNAASALQLGKEASSEGIFMLDEHKKLHGPLPSAKPSVAMKLDDPELLKISDQTTLSPAAISKLIQFEQFRQSEPFTANDLAGYLAVSRRTAERTIKKLMDQQFVYTVGEEMTYSQGRPRALYKMDLYARRKRKV; encoded by the coding sequence ATGAAGGTTACCATTGCACTGGTCGGCCCACAAGAGTTTTGCAGACAGGCAAAAACAATCTTACTGCCCGAGGACTTGCACATTGAATATTATCAGTATGACAAGCCTTCTGAAGCACCCTGTTTACTTGAGAAACTGAAGCCTTGTCATGCTATTTTGTTCTCCGGTTCCCTGCCTTATGAAGCGTCTGAACAAATTCTTCAGACAATCTCTATTCCTTCATTGTACCTTCAGCAGAATGAACATACGATTGCTGTTACTTTATTATACCTTGCTTCAGAGAAAAACGTGGGTATTCACGATATTTCTATGGATATAAAAAATATTACCCACGCGGAACATCTTCTGCAAGATCTGGGCGGTCTTGCACCCGCCAAGAAACCTGCCATCTATGAACTGCGTTCCAACAGTGATTTGCAGGAAGTCGTAAATTTCCACCTGGAACATTTCCGGAGCGGTAAATCGAAGATGGCTGTTACCAGTGTGCATGCCGTATACGATCAATTGCAAGCCGCGGGAATTCCTTCCTTGCGCATGATTGACCCTGTCAGCAATATTTTACGCGCAATGGAACTAGCGGCTCATCAGGCTGACTTGGCCAGAAGTCAATCAACGAAAATCGCGGTAGGTTTACTGCAAATAAATGATTCTGGGCAGCTCCCCCCCGAAGCGATAGAAAGAATGGCAAACTACCTGCAAGCTCAATGGAAGGCAGAGAGAAACTGTTTCTTCTTCTACACTACGCTCGGCACTGTCGAATTCGTTTTGTCTTTACAGGCATTCCAGCAGTTCAGCGAATCACTTTATCCTGCGTCTTCCTTATCTTTCGGATTGGGACAAACCATAGTAGAGGCAAGTGATAATGCGGCAAGTGCACTTCAGCTTGGCAAAGAAGCAAGCAGTGAAGGAATTTTCATGCTCGACGAACACAAGAAATTGCACGGTCCCCTGCCGTCTGCAAAACCATCAGTCGCAATGAAGCTGGATGACCCTGAGCTTCTGAAAATCAGCGATCAGACGACTTTAAGTCCCGCAGCTATTTCTAAGCTGATTCAGTTTGAACAGTTCAGGCAATCTGAGCCATTCACCGCCAATGACCTGGCAGGCTATTTGGCGGTTTCCAGGCGGACTGCGGAACGAACAATAAAAAAATTAATGGATCAGCAATTCGTTTATACAGTCGGAGAAGAAATGACCTATTCACAGGGACGGCCGCGCGCACTATACAAAATGGATCTTTACGCCCGCCGAAAAAGAAAGGTTTGA
- the yghU gene encoding glutathione-dependent disulfide-bond oxidoreductase has protein sequence MTKYELSNVWKWEEENSNRWGNRPTAGERFEQKLPVGEAPFQLYSLGTPNGIKVTIMLEELKELDVDGADYDLYEINIGAEEQFGSDFVKVNPNSKIPALVDQSQSPCLEIFESGSILLYLAEKFNKLIPADIHGRTETLNWLFWQIGAGPYVGGGFGHFFAYAPEPMKYPIDRFTMETKRQLDLLDKILAQRSYIAGDTYTIADIAIWSWYGQLALGKLYEGSYEFLNMDEYTHLLEWSHRIAKRPGVQKGLAAEYQSLGE, from the coding sequence ATGACAAAATATGAATTATCAAATGTGTGGAAATGGGAAGAAGAGAATTCAAATAGATGGGGGAATCGTCCGACAGCTGGTGAACGTTTTGAACAAAAACTGCCGGTCGGAGAGGCACCGTTCCAACTCTATTCACTAGGAACACCGAACGGAATTAAAGTGACGATTATGCTGGAAGAATTAAAAGAGCTGGATGTCGATGGTGCAGATTATGATTTGTATGAAATCAATATTGGAGCCGAGGAACAATTTGGTTCAGATTTCGTTAAGGTCAATCCTAATTCAAAGATCCCGGCCCTAGTCGATCAAAGTCAAAGTCCCTGTTTGGAAATTTTTGAATCAGGTTCGATTTTGCTATACTTGGCTGAGAAATTCAATAAACTGATCCCGGCAGATATTCATGGACGGACAGAAACCCTTAATTGGTTATTCTGGCAAATTGGAGCGGGTCCTTATGTCGGTGGAGGATTTGGTCACTTTTTTGCTTATGCGCCAGAGCCAATGAAATACCCAATTGATCGTTTTACAATGGAAACGAAACGTCAATTAGACTTACTAGATAAAATATTAGCTCAGCGTTCTTATATCGCAGGCGACACTTATACTATTGCAGATATTGCGATATGGTCTTGGTACGGACAGTTAGCTTTAGGGAAATTGTATGAAGGCTCTTATGAATTTTTAAACATGGATGAATATACTCATCTCTTGGAATGGTCTCATCGCATTGCGAAACGACCAGGCGTTCAAAAAGGCCTTGCAGCAGAGTATCAGTCGCTTGGGGAGTAA
- the nhaC gene encoding Na+/H+ antiporter NhaC, giving the protein MMEQREKREIRFWWAILPLVLMILVMVITVVKLEQGPHMPLIAGTAIASLVAWRHGFSWKEIEEMMYKGIRLALPAVIIIMLVGLVIGSWMGGGIVATMIFYGLKIITPSWFLVAIALICAIVSLAIGSSWSTMATIGVAGMGIGLSMGIPAGMVAGAVISGAYFGDKMSPLSDTTNLAAGLTGTDLFDHIKHMLYTTIPGLLIALVVFTYLGKRFGSGEAELTSIAKTSQVMQESFVISPWLLLVPLAVIMMVAMKIPAVPALIIGIVLGFISHVTIQAGTFADALGALQSGYAIETGNQLVDKLFNGGGLDSMMYTVSMTIVAMTFGGILEYSGMLRAIMNQLLKVVKSTSTLIISTIGACVMTNATCSEQYVSIVVPSRMFSKTYRDMGLKSKNLSRALEDGGTLTSVFIPWNTCGVFIFGTLGVSVVEYGPYAILNFAVPLISMIYALTGFSIVKMTQEEITEINEEDAKLEAEALLE; this is encoded by the coding sequence ATGATGGAGCAGAGAGAAAAAAGAGAGATAAGGTTTTGGTGGGCGATTCTGCCGTTAGTATTGATGATACTGGTCATGGTTATAACAGTTGTAAAGCTTGAACAGGGGCCGCATATGCCGCTGATTGCAGGCACGGCCATTGCTTCGCTGGTTGCCTGGCGCCACGGTTTCTCCTGGAAAGAAATTGAGGAAATGATGTACAAAGGAATTCGTCTGGCCCTTCCTGCCGTGATTATCATTATGCTCGTCGGATTGGTTATCGGTTCCTGGATGGGCGGAGGAATTGTCGCAACGATGATTTTCTACGGATTAAAAATTATTACCCCTTCCTGGTTCTTGGTAGCGATTGCGCTGATTTGTGCAATTGTTTCACTGGCTATCGGCAGCTCATGGTCAACGATGGCAACGATTGGTGTAGCAGGCATGGGAATTGGATTAAGCATGGGCATTCCTGCCGGGATGGTGGCAGGCGCGGTTATTTCAGGTGCCTACTTCGGTGATAAAATGTCGCCTCTGTCAGACACAACCAACTTGGCGGCGGGACTGACAGGAACAGATTTATTTGATCATATAAAACATATGCTGTATACGACGATTCCTGGATTATTGATTGCGCTGGTTGTGTTTACATATCTCGGAAAGCGGTTTGGCTCGGGTGAGGCGGAGTTAACGTCAATTGCAAAGACATCCCAAGTCATGCAGGAAAGCTTCGTTATATCCCCTTGGTTATTGCTTGTTCCATTAGCCGTCATCATGATGGTCGCAATGAAGATCCCTGCTGTGCCGGCACTGATCATCGGGATTGTTCTAGGGTTTATATCACACGTAACAATTCAGGCGGGTACATTTGCGGATGCGCTGGGTGCACTGCAAAGCGGTTATGCGATTGAGACAGGCAATCAGCTGGTCGATAAATTATTTAATGGCGGCGGCTTGGACAGCATGATGTACACAGTCTCCATGACCATTGTGGCCATGACGTTCGGCGGAATTCTGGAGTATTCAGGTATGCTGCGCGCGATTATGAATCAATTATTGAAAGTCGTGAAGTCCACATCGACGCTGATCATTTCAACAATCGGTGCGTGTGTCATGACAAACGCTACCTGTTCGGAGCAGTACGTGTCGATTGTGGTCCCATCGAGAATGTTCAGTAAGACATACAGAGATATGGGGCTGAAGTCCAAAAACCTGTCACGCGCCCTCGAGGATGGAGGAACGCTTACGTCCGTGTTTATCCCATGGAATACGTGCGGTGTGTTCATATTCGGAACACTTGGGGTCAGTGTCGTCGAATACGGACCTTACGCTATTTTGAATTTTGCCGTTCCGCTGATTTCGATGATCTACGCATTGACCGGTTTCTCCATTGTGAAAATGACGCAGGAAGAGATTACCGAAATTAATGAGGAAGATGCGAAGCTGGAGGCGGAAGCTCTGCTTGAATAA
- a CDS encoding dimethylarginine dimethylaminohydrolase family protein, which yields MTANSQKSDTIKCVTEYDTLRRVILCQPEFMAIDEVINEVQKKYEDENIDKDRAMSQHAEFEKLLKENGVEVITLPSSEKYPEQVFTRDIGFTIGNEVFVADLAANIRKGEEITLKEWLIAQDIPYQSASDRMEGGDIIVDRDTVYIGISSRTSEEAVSKLEEKLPDHKLKRIPFDGRYLHLDCVFNILSPEKALIFPAAFDQETLHQLADSYQLIEVAEDEQFSLGTNVLSIGNGKVFSLPQNKKVNKDLRANGFEVIEVDFSEIIKSGGSFRCCSMPVERG from the coding sequence TTGACAGCCAACAGCCAAAAATCAGATACGATCAAATGCGTAACAGAGTATGATACGCTGCGTCGCGTCATATTATGCCAGCCGGAATTCATGGCAATTGATGAAGTCATTAACGAAGTACAGAAAAAGTATGAAGATGAAAATATCGATAAGGACCGTGCGATGAGTCAGCACGCGGAATTTGAAAAACTATTGAAGGAAAACGGGGTAGAGGTTATCACACTGCCCTCTTCAGAGAAATACCCGGAACAAGTCTTCACACGGGATATCGGCTTCACTATCGGCAATGAAGTATTCGTCGCTGATTTAGCAGCAAATATTCGAAAAGGTGAAGAAATCACCTTGAAAGAGTGGCTCATTGCGCAGGATATTCCGTACCAGTCAGCTTCGGACCGAATGGAAGGCGGCGATATTATCGTCGACCGCGATACCGTCTATATCGGCATCAGCAGCCGCACGTCTGAAGAAGCAGTCAGCAAGCTTGAAGAAAAGCTTCCTGATCACAAGCTTAAACGTATACCATTTGACGGGCGTTATCTTCATCTCGACTGCGTTTTCAATATCCTTTCTCCTGAAAAAGCACTCATCTTTCCCGCAGCATTTGATCAGGAAACACTCCATCAGCTGGCCGATTCGTATCAGCTGATTGAAGTAGCAGAAGATGAGCAGTTTTCGCTCGGCACCAATGTTCTTTCCATCGGCAACGGGAAAGTATTCAGCCTGCCGCAAAATAAAAAAGTAAATAAAGATTTGCGTGCAAACGGGTTTGAGGTCATAGAAGTCGACTTTTCGGAAATCATCAAATCAGGCGGCTCCTTCAGATGCTGCTCGATGCCTGTGGAGCGCGGATAA